The Candidatus Cloacimonadota bacterium genome has a segment encoding these proteins:
- a CDS encoding NADH-quinone oxidoreductase subunit NuoF, whose amino-acid sequence MPNLEQIRERYNDARALCKKRIIVCAGTGCIANGSLKVFEAIKNAIALSGMEVTVSLKSEDPKEHKHHDVYMIGSGCQGFCQVGPLVMIEPNGIMYGHVKPSDAEEIVSRSVAKDEVIERLLYQDPLTGKGYKGPEEIPFYTKQSRTGLKDCGNVDPQNINEYIAHGGYFAARDAFTKYSPEELCKLYQDSGLRGRGGGGFSTGMKWNFARIAEGEKKYVVCNGDEGDPGAFMDRSILEGNPHSVIEGMLIAARAVGADEGYVYVRMEYPLACSRIRKAIKVANEMGILGDDVFGSGQSFHIQVMEGAGAFVCGEETALLSSIEGKRGMPNPKPPFPAQKGLFGKPTVINNVETLALVPIVMQKGPENYRKIGTVKSPGTKTFALTGHVANTGLIEVPFGTTIREIVFEIGGGVLDKDGKINNDAFKAVQIGGPSGGCLTREHLDLPLDFDSLGSIGAMVGSGGMVVMNDSTCMVETARYFMTFTQHESCGKCVPCREGTRQMLEMLEDITKGEATEATLELLEETGRTVKLTSLCGLGKSAPNPVLSTLRYFRDEYEAHVKAKYCPTKNCKALTPISIDPEICVGCTLCKRVCPVGAISGEVKKPHKIDPMICIKCGACISACKFKAIS is encoded by the coding sequence ATGCCTAACTTGGAACAGATCAGGGAAAGATACAACGATGCGCGCGCGTTGTGCAAAAAACGCATCATTGTTTGTGCCGGAACAGGTTGCATCGCGAATGGTTCGCTCAAGGTTTTCGAAGCGATTAAAAACGCCATCGCTCTGTCTGGAATGGAGGTGACCGTTTCGCTGAAAAGCGAAGATCCCAAAGAGCATAAACACCACGACGTATATATGATCGGCAGCGGCTGCCAGGGATTTTGCCAGGTTGGTCCGCTGGTGATGATCGAACCCAACGGGATCATGTATGGCCATGTGAAGCCAAGTGACGCCGAAGAAATTGTTTCCCGCTCCGTGGCAAAGGACGAGGTGATCGAGCGCCTGCTCTATCAGGATCCTCTCACCGGCAAAGGCTACAAAGGTCCCGAAGAAATCCCTTTTTACACCAAACAATCCCGCACCGGGCTCAAGGATTGCGGAAACGTTGACCCTCAAAATATCAATGAATACATCGCCCACGGTGGCTATTTCGCCGCACGCGACGCTTTCACCAAATACAGTCCTGAGGAACTATGCAAGTTATACCAGGACAGCGGCTTGCGCGGACGTGGCGGTGGCGGATTTTCCACCGGTATGAAATGGAATTTTGCCCGCATAGCCGAGGGCGAGAAAAAATATGTGGTTTGCAATGGCGACGAGGGTGACCCCGGCGCATTCATGGACCGCTCCATTTTGGAAGGAAACCCCCACAGCGTGATTGAAGGCATGTTGATTGCCGCGCGCGCGGTTGGTGCTGATGAAGGTTATGTGTATGTGCGCATGGAATATCCGCTTGCTTGCTCTCGCATCCGCAAAGCCATCAAAGTGGCCAATGAAATGGGCATTTTGGGTGACGATGTATTTGGATCCGGCCAGAGCTTCCACATCCAAGTGATGGAAGGCGCCGGAGCCTTCGTTTGCGGCGAGGAAACCGCTCTGCTTTCTTCCATAGAAGGAAAACGCGGTATGCCAAACCCCAAGCCTCCCTTCCCAGCCCAAAAAGGTCTTTTTGGCAAACCAACCGTGATCAACAACGTGGAAACCCTTGCCCTCGTTCCGATTGTGATGCAGAAAGGACCGGAAAATTATCGTAAAATCGGAACCGTCAAATCCCCCGGCACCAAAACATTCGCCCTCACAGGCCACGTGGCAAACACTGGTCTTATCGAAGTTCCCTTCGGAACCACCATTCGCGAAATCGTGTTTGAGATTGGCGGCGGAGTTTTGGATAAAGACGGAAAAATCAATAACGACGCCTTCAAGGCTGTCCAGATTGGCGGTCCCAGTGGAGGCTGTCTCACTCGCGAACACCTTGATCTGCCTCTTGATTTCGACTCCCTTGGCTCAATCGGCGCCATGGTGGGCTCCGGTGGAATGGTGGTGATGAACGACAGCACCTGCATGGTGGAAACCGCCCGCTATTTCATGACCTTCACCCAACACGAATCCTGTGGAAAATGCGTCCCCTGCCGTGAAGGAACCCGCCAGATGCTGGAAATGCTGGAAGACATCACCAAGGGTGAAGCCACCGAGGCAACACTTGAATTGCTTGAAGAAACTGGAAGAACTGTTAAACTCACTTCGCTATGCGGACTGGGAAAATCAGCTCCCAACCCCGTGCTTTCCACCCTGCGCTATTTCCGCGACGAATATGAAGCACACGTTAAAGCTAAATATTGCCCTACAAAGAATTGCAAAGCCTTAACCCCCATTTCCATCGATCCCGAAATCTGTGTGGGCTGCACGCTTTGCAAACGCGTCTGTCCTGTTGGTGCCATTTCTGGCGAAGTGAAAAAACCCCACAAGATCGACCCCATGATCTGCATCAAATGTGGCGCTTGCATCAGCGCCTGTAAATTTAAAGCCATCAGCTAA
- the nuoE gene encoding NADH-quinone oxidoreductase subunit NuoE gives MSTQNSAAHSFNKVMEIIDRYERSETKIIPILQAVQEEYRYLPQEVLTFIATSLGVSPARLYGVATFYSHFSLEPKGKHILKMCDGTACHVRGSSAVIDAIRKRLSLTDKKITTDDMMYTFETVSCLGACGLAPVLVVDDEVHGQITPDEAMAILDKIDAEEKENA, from the coding sequence ATGAGTACACAGAACTCTGCAGCACACAGCTTTAACAAAGTGATGGAGATCATTGATCGCTACGAACGCAGCGAAACAAAGATCATCCCCATCCTGCAGGCGGTTCAGGAAGAATATCGCTACCTGCCTCAGGAAGTGCTCACTTTCATTGCCACTTCTCTGGGAGTTTCTCCCGCCAGATTGTATGGAGTGGCGACTTTTTACAGCCATTTTTCCTTGGAGCCCAAGGGAAAACACATTTTGAAAATGTGCGACGGCACAGCCTGCCACGTTAGAGGATCTTCCGCGGTTATCGACGCTATCCGCAAGCGCTTGAGCCTCACAGACAAAAAAATCACCACCGACGACATGATGTACACCTTTGAAACGGTTTCCTGCCTGGGCGCCTGCGGGCTTGCTCCGGTGCTGGTGGTGGACGACGAAGTACATGGTCAGATCACGCCCGATGAGGCCATGGCCATTTTGGACAAAATCGACGCAGAGGAGAAGGAAAATGCCTAA
- a CDS encoding redox-sensing transcriptional repressor Rex → MEAIPLLTLRRLPQYLEALKQFKGEGLTMVSATKIAELTGVHMTQVRRDLAYTKVVGTPKVGHNIQDLIRAIELTLNWDDLSSCFLVGAGHLGKAIMGYSGLEKRGLRILAAFDNDTELVGTVFNKIRIHPLEKLGNLISRIHVHIGIITVPASEAQGVCDVMVENGVMAIWNFSSAILNVPEDVIVENIDMSASLAVLSRRVAERRPNGNLENANSKNKK, encoded by the coding sequence ATGGAAGCCATACCGCTTTTAACGCTAAGGCGGCTGCCCCAATATCTGGAAGCCTTGAAACAGTTCAAGGGTGAAGGCCTGACCATGGTATCTGCCACCAAAATCGCAGAACTCACCGGCGTTCACATGACACAGGTGCGCCGGGACCTGGCCTATACCAAAGTGGTGGGCACGCCCAAGGTCGGACACAACATCCAGGATTTGATCCGAGCCATTGAACTCACCTTGAATTGGGACGATCTGTCTTCTTGTTTTCTGGTTGGCGCAGGCCATCTGGGCAAGGCTATTATGGGCTACAGCGGACTGGAAAAACGTGGTTTACGAATTCTGGCAGCTTTCGACAACGATACCGAATTGGTGGGAACTGTTTTCAACAAGATCAGGATTCACCCTCTGGAAAAATTGGGTAACCTTATTTCGCGCATTCATGTTCACATCGGAATTATTACTGTACCGGCATCTGAAGCACAGGGCGTTTGCGACGTAATGGTGGAAAATGGGGTTATGGCGATCTGGAATTTCAGTTCCGCCATTCTGAATGTTCCGGAAGATGTGATCGTGGAAAACATCGATATGAGCGCGTCTCTTGCTGTTCTTTCCCGCCGTGTGGCGGAGCGCCGTCCAAACGGCAACCTTGAAAATGCAAATTCAAAAAATAAAAAATAA
- a CDS encoding 2Fe-2S iron-sulfur cluster binding domain-containing protein, which yields MEKLVYINDRPVVWEGETNVLDLARKAHIDIPTFCYHSDLSLYGACRLCMVEVEGRGLVTSCSTEPFEGMRVKTHTQQILQLRKTIVEMLLANHDQECPKCSRANDCKLRDLSNRLSIDEVRYRRTRDFKPMDLGSECLIRDPNKCVLCGDCVRFCDEIQGIGVIDFARRGQDVNVAAAYGKSLQQVDCVNCGQCAAVCPTGAIVVKPHIDKVWEAIYDPQKTVVAQIAPAVRVALGEMFNLPPSELNMGKLVAALRVIGFDQVYDTAFAADLTVVEEATEFINRKSNGGKLPIFTSCCPAWVKYAEHNYPSLLENLSSCQSPQQMFGSIAKEVLPEKLNVKKEDLVVVSIMPCTAKKYECKRPEFIHDGIADVDWAITTQEIGRMIKEAGIDFASLEPESMDLPLGFATGAGVIFGNSGGVSEAVLRYAADKFGIPVPENIVLQEVRGASGMREAILADGNLKMAVVHGLRNAQELCDKIIAGEAEYDIVEVMACPGGCTGGAGQPIVHSRKQRHKRTEQLYHADKVMTLHRAQDNPFIQELYQSLLEEPNSDKSHHLLHTAYKHRKRIDDDELSLSTGEGEDRCKIRVCVGTSCYLRGSQDILAKTLQMVEENAWGNYFDIAATFCSEKCDKGPNVSVGETVIHKAELAQIKELITKEAQRRVK from the coding sequence ATGGAAAAACTCGTATATATAAACGATCGTCCGGTGGTCTGGGAAGGTGAAACCAACGTTCTTGACCTTGCCCGCAAGGCCCATATCGACATTCCCACGTTTTGCTATCACAGCGACCTGAGCTTATATGGCGCCTGCCGTCTCTGCATGGTGGAAGTGGAAGGCAGGGGTCTGGTCACATCCTGTTCCACAGAGCCTTTTGAAGGAATGAGGGTCAAGACCCACACCCAACAGATTCTTCAGCTTCGCAAAACCATCGTGGAAATGCTTTTGGCAAACCACGACCAGGAATGCCCAAAATGCAGCCGTGCCAACGATTGCAAATTGCGCGATCTTTCAAACAGACTCAGCATTGATGAGGTTCGCTATCGCAGAACCCGTGATTTCAAGCCCATGGATTTGGGCAGCGAATGTCTGATCAGGGATCCCAATAAATGCGTTCTCTGCGGAGATTGCGTGCGCTTCTGCGATGAAATTCAAGGCATCGGCGTGATTGACTTTGCCCGGCGCGGACAAGATGTGAATGTGGCCGCGGCTTATGGCAAGAGCCTGCAACAGGTGGATTGTGTGAATTGCGGCCAGTGTGCCGCTGTCTGTCCCACTGGAGCCATCGTTGTAAAACCGCATATCGACAAGGTTTGGGAAGCGATTTACGATCCCCAGAAGACCGTGGTCGCTCAGATTGCTCCTGCGGTGCGTGTGGCTTTGGGCGAAATGTTCAATCTCCCTCCCAGCGAACTGAACATGGGTAAACTCGTGGCTGCTCTGCGCGTGATTGGTTTTGATCAGGTCTATGACACTGCTTTCGCCGCCGACCTCACCGTGGTTGAGGAAGCCACAGAATTTATCAATCGCAAATCCAACGGCGGCAAATTGCCGATCTTCACTTCCTGCTGTCCCGCTTGGGTGAAATATGCTGAGCATAACTATCCTTCACTGTTGGAGAACCTTTCCAGCTGTCAATCTCCCCAACAAATGTTCGGCTCGATCGCCAAAGAGGTTCTGCCCGAAAAGTTGAATGTGAAAAAAGAAGACCTCGTTGTGGTTTCAATCATGCCTTGCACCGCCAAGAAATATGAGTGCAAACGCCCGGAATTTATCCATGACGGCATTGCCGATGTGGATTGGGCCATCACCACTCAGGAAATCGGCCGTATGATCAAGGAAGCGGGCATCGATTTTGCCAGTCTGGAACCTGAATCCATGGACCTGCCTCTGGGCTTTGCCACAGGCGCTGGAGTTATCTTTGGCAATAGTGGCGGTGTTTCGGAAGCCGTGCTGCGCTATGCTGCCGATAAATTTGGCATCCCCGTTCCGGAAAACATTGTGCTTCAAGAAGTTCGCGGTGCGTCCGGTATGCGTGAAGCCATTTTGGCAGACGGAAACCTCAAGATGGCTGTGGTGCATGGCCTCAGAAATGCCCAGGAATTGTGCGACAAAATCATTGCTGGCGAAGCGGAATACGACATCGTGGAAGTGATGGCTTGCCCGGGTGGCTGCACAGGTGGCGCGGGTCAACCCATAGTTCACAGCAGAAAACAGCGTCACAAACGCACAGAACAACTGTATCACGCGGACAAAGTGATGACCTTGCACCGTGCCCAGGATAACCCCTTTATCCAGGAACTCTATCAGTCGCTTTTGGAAGAGCCGAACAGCGACAAGTCTCATCACCTGCTGCACACAGCTTACAAACACCGCAAGCGCATCGACGATGACGAACTCAGCCTCAGCACAGGCGAAGGGGAAGACCGCTGCAAGATCCGCGTTTGCGTGGGAACTTCCTGCTACCTCAGAGGATCCCAGGATATCCTGGCAAAAACCCTTCAGATGGTGGAAGAAAACGCCTGGGGCAATTATTTCGACATTGCCGCCACTTTCTGCAGTGAAAAATGTGACAAAGGCCCCAACGTCTCGGTGGGAGAAACCGTGATCCACAAAGCGGAACTTGCTCAGATCAAGGAACTCATCACCAAGGAAGCCCAAAGAAGAGTAAAATGA